One window of the Natrinema sp. CBA1119 genome contains the following:
- a CDS encoding branched-chain amino acid ABC transporter permease yields MLDQILSVLLLGAVVSAIYALVAIGFTMIFGVGGVLNLAHGGLIMFGAYAYMVLTSSSVVGAIAVPPAAGFVIAVVGTALASYALYAGLVRYIEDNVVITFLSTVMVALLLTNLIHYRFGANPQGTPSVLSGSLHLEGFGTRIGYMYILGFVLSWITIGLLWYYVTQTDEGRSILATSMSERGAQLTGVNLLSVKSRTWLIAGAFAGIAGVILGTVEPTTPQMWLNPLANAFIIVVIGGIGSIKGSVVAAYLIGYLQQFTTEFIGQGYVGIPSLIVLVAVLLLLPEGLYGREFAHE; encoded by the coding sequence ATGCTCGATCAAATTCTATCAGTCTTGCTCCTGGGGGCAGTGGTAAGTGCGATCTATGCACTGGTCGCGATCGGATTTACGATGATATTCGGCGTTGGCGGAGTCCTGAACCTCGCCCACGGCGGGCTGATCATGTTCGGTGCATACGCCTACATGGTCCTCACCTCGTCGTCGGTTGTCGGCGCGATTGCGGTTCCGCCAGCCGCGGGGTTCGTCATCGCGGTTGTCGGTACTGCACTGGCCTCGTACGCGCTGTACGCGGGTCTCGTCAGATACATCGAAGACAACGTCGTCATCACGTTCCTCTCGACCGTGATGGTCGCGCTCCTGTTGACGAATCTCATTCACTATCGATTCGGGGCGAATCCGCAGGGGACTCCGAGCGTTCTGAGCGGCAGTCTTCATCTGGAAGGGTTCGGAACGCGAATCGGCTACATGTACATCCTCGGGTTCGTTCTCTCGTGGATTACGATCGGATTACTATGGTACTACGTCACGCAAACCGACGAAGGGCGGTCGATCCTCGCGACGTCGATGAGCGAACGCGGTGCACAGTTGACCGGTGTCAATCTGCTGTCCGTCAAGTCTCGCACGTGGCTGATTGCCGGCGCGTTCGCCGGTATCGCCGGTGTCATTCTAGGGACAGTCGAACCGACGACGCCGCAGATGTGGCTCAATCCGCTCGCGAACGCGTTCATTATCGTCGTGATCGGCGGCATCGGCAGCATCAAGGGCTCCGTCGTCGCCGCCTACCTGATCGGCTATCTCCAGCAGTTTACGACCGAGTTCATCGGACAGGGATACGTCGGAATTCCGTCACTGATCGTCCTCGTGGCGGTCTTGCTCCTCTTACCGGAGGGCCTCTACGGGAGGGAGTTCGCCCATGAGTAG